Below is a genomic region from Microbulbifer sp. ALW1.
CGATGGTCTGCCAGCACGCCAGCTCGGTTTCCCCGGCATACTCGGAAAACAGTTCCAGGCTGCGCAGCTGGCAGGCCTGCAAGTGAGAAAGACGGTGGTGCAGGCTTTCGTCAAACTGGCTGCCGGTAAAGCCAATCGCGCCCCAGGCGCGCTCCTGTCCGGCAAATTCTTTGGCCTGCATAAAATTGAACAGGGCGACCAGCAACCGCGTTACCTGCGGGTCATCAGCCACATCGGCGGCCTCGAACACCACCGACAACAGGCCGGCGATCAGCCGGCAAAAGGCATCGGTGGATTCCAGGGCGCTGACTTCAAAGGCATCAATATGCCGGCGCAATTCCACCAATTCATCCAGGCCGTGCAGTGAGTAGGCAATGCTGTTCAGTAAGCGCATATCCTGGGGATTGTGGCATCGGTCTGCCTGTAAATAGCGATCGTGCAGCAAGCGGCGGAAGGCGACCTCGCTTTGGCCACAGCATTCAACCTGGGTGTCACGCAGGGCACTGAATCTGAAACCTGCGGAAACCAGGTAGATATTACTGATGCCCCGCTCCCGCTGTAGCTGGTGCACCAGGTCGGATACGGTAGTCACCAGCTCACAACTTCCGCTAAGCCGTTGCAGCGCCTGAATCTCTGCGCGCTTTGCGGCCAACAGAAACTGTTCAGCATCTTCACTGTGCTTGGGCATATCGGGGCTCCCGGCTAAACCAGAATGGGTAACCTTGATTCAGCAATAAACATTCCAGCCCAGCGCAACACGTTTGGTTCGGCATAGCCGGGGTGAGCTCGGCGTGAGAACTTTCTTGCGCACCGCGGACTCCACAGCACCAAAATAGTGCACAATTAACGGGAGAGAGCGCCAGCTTCCTCAATATTCCTGCGCCGGTCCCCTGTTTTTCACGCGATTCACACCGAATTGAAAAGTTGGCACCGAGATTGCTTTTATCTCTGGTGTAAAGATATTGCGCAGCGAATTGCGCAGCTCTTTCTGGGCGAAAGCCCGCTACAACCAAATACACTGGATAAAGGCGTCCATCACGTTCCGGCAACGACCGGTCTGTGTGGGCGCTTTTTTTGTGCCTCGGAATTCTCAGTGACCCGCAACTTTCGGTTTATTGCGAATCCCGCACAGGTGGATTCCCGATCCAACAACTTCCAAAAAGGTGATCACCATGGCTTATCTCGCTCCATCAGAATTTGTGACCAAAATGGTCGATGCGGGGGAATCGAAGATTTACATGTCCACCCGCGACACCCTCGTTCGCGCCTATATGGCCGGTGCCATTCTCGCGTTGGCCGCCGTTTTTGCGGTAACTGTGGCGGTAGCCACCGGCTCCCACCTCGTCGGTTCCATCTTGTTCCCGGTGGGGTTCTGTATGTTGTACCTGATGGGCTTCGACCTGCTGACCGGGGTATTTGTACTCGCGCCGCTGGCGTGGCTCGACAGACGCCCAGGCGTCACCTGGGGCGGTATATTGCGCAACTGGGGGCTGGTGTTTGTGGGCAACTTTGGCGGTGCGCTGACTGTTGCAGTGATGATGGCGTTCGTGTTCACCATGGGTTTTAACACGGAACCCGGTGCCGTCGGCGCCAAGCTCGCTTCCGTAGGCGAGGCTCGCACCCTGGGATACGCGGAATACGGTGCCGCCGGCTGGTTTACCATTTTCCTGCGCGGAATGCTGTGTAACTGGATGGTATCCATGGGCGTGGTGGGTGCAATGATCTCCACCAATGTGAGCGGTAAAGTCATCGCCATGTGGATGCCAATCATGCTGTTCTTCTTTATGGCCTTCGAGCACTCGGTGGTGAATATGTTCCTGTTCCCCACGGCCATCATGATGGGCGGTGATTTCTCGGTGATGGATTACCTGATCTGGAACGAAATCCCCACAGCTCTGGGTAACCTGGTCGGCGGTCTCGCCTTTACCGGCCTGACACTCTTCACCACCCACTACAAAACCGCACCCAAGCGCCAGTTGACTGCAAAGAGCAGCGCAACGGGTAAAGAAGCTCTGGCCTGATGGTCACGCAAAGCCCCGCTGCTCGCGGGGCTTATTTTTTATGAACAATTCTCTTTTACTGGATGTCGGCCAGCACAGCAGTGCCGGCCTTAAAGCGGAAAACCAAGACCACTGTGGTGCCTACCTGCCACCAGAGCCACTACTGGGCATGAAAGGTGCGGCGGTTGCGATTGCCGACGGTATCAGTTCGAGTAGTGTCAGTGCCATTGCCAGTGAAACGGCGATCAAAAGTTTTCTCGACGATTACTACTGCACCTCCGACGGCTGGAGTGTACAGAACGCCGCCGAGCAGGTGCTCAAGGCCACCAATGCCTGGCTCTATGGCCAGACCCAGCAGAGCCCCTTTCGTTTTGATAAAGACAAGGGCTACGTCTGCACCTTCAGTGCCGCGGTATTCAAAGGCACCGAAGCCCATTTATTTCACCTCGGCGACTCGCGCATCTATCGCTTGCGCCGCGGTTCACTGGAACAACTCACTCACGACCACCGCCAGTGGCTGGGTGAACACAACAGTTACCTGAGCCGCGCGCTGGGTGTAACACAACACCTGGAACTGGATTACCGCAGGCTCACTCTGGAACCCGACGACCTGTTTATTTTTACCACCGACGGCGTGCACGAGTCCCTTTCGCAACGGGCCCTGATCCAACACCTGGACAACCCGTCGGCCTGCCTCGACACCAGTGCCAAAACCCTGATCGCAGCCGCACTGGCCAATGGCAGTAGCGACAACCTTACGGTGCAACTGGTCAGGGTCACCGCAGTTCCGGAAGAGGTGCCCGCGCTCATCGAGCAAGCTGGCTGCCTGCCCATTCCACCGCTGC
It encodes:
- a CDS encoding nitrate- and nitrite sensing domain-containing protein — protein: MPKHSEDAEQFLLAAKRAEIQALQRLSGSCELVTTVSDLVHQLQRERGISNIYLVSAGFRFSALRDTQVECCGQSEVAFRRLLHDRYLQADRCHNPQDMRLLNSIAYSLHGLDELVELRRHIDAFEVSALESTDAFCRLIAGLLSVVFEAADVADDPQVTRLLVALFNFMQAKEFAGQERAWGAIGFTGSQFDESLHHRLSHLQACQLRSLELFSEYAGETELACWQTIEESPETRDLQRLRLVIAGLKDGEPIAADISEVWYQLATARIDSMHRLEDSMAARLLKVSRKRVADAQSELGHHYTQLQQMKSADWSRLPALAVLFDPQVPGLYGSDSTAGVPPLHGQNLAHSLYGLIRSQVAHIHRVSEELEETRRALTERKLVERAKGVLMRSLRLSEQDAYRTMQQRAMEMNLKLVDVAAKIIQVGDRLGEDPRSHSSVADKAAC
- a CDS encoding formate/nitrite transporter family protein — translated: MAYLAPSEFVTKMVDAGESKIYMSTRDTLVRAYMAGAILALAAVFAVTVAVATGSHLVGSILFPVGFCMLYLMGFDLLTGVFVLAPLAWLDRRPGVTWGGILRNWGLVFVGNFGGALTVAVMMAFVFTMGFNTEPGAVGAKLASVGEARTLGYAEYGAAGWFTIFLRGMLCNWMVSMGVVGAMISTNVSGKVIAMWMPIMLFFFMAFEHSVVNMFLFPTAIMMGGDFSVMDYLIWNEIPTALGNLVGGLAFTGLTLFTTHYKTAPKRQLTAKSSATGKEALA